In Pseudomonas sp. MM213, a genomic segment contains:
- a CDS encoding AMP-binding protein encodes MRDYLSATSQFNYQHTVDAALAGNLTALNACVECCDRHALPGRIALFWEGRDGSSSTYTFSDLQDKAARFANFLLAQGVKKGDKVAGLLPRNIELLITVFATWRIGAVYQPLFTAFGPKAIEHRLSSSGAKVVVTDAVNRSKLAEVADCPTIVTVGGAKGQGIVRGDFSFWAELANYSADCEPVLLTGEDPFLLMFTSGTTGPSKALSVPLKAIVAFESYTRDAVDLRPEDAFWNVADPGWAYGIYFGVTGPMAMGHPITFYDGPFTLESTCRVINKYGITNLTGSPTAYRLLIAGGDEFAKSIKGKLRIVSSAGEPLNPEVIRWFADNLGVVIHDHYGQTELGMVLCNHHGLDHPIHMGAAGFASPGHRIVVLDEEYKELGVGQPGILAIDRTQSPMCWFNGYEGAPTKAFVGNYYLSGDTVEWNPDGSISFVGRSDDVITTSGYRVGPFDVESALIEHPAVVEAAVVGKPDPERTELVKAFVVLSAQYRAAPELAEELRQHVRKRLAAHSYPREIEFVSELPKTPSGKLQRFILRNQEIAKAQEAAAKNVSA; translated from the coding sequence ATGCGCGATTACTTGTCTGCCACGTCACAGTTCAATTATCAGCACACCGTCGACGCCGCACTCGCGGGTAACCTGACGGCCCTCAATGCCTGTGTCGAGTGTTGCGACCGGCATGCGTTGCCAGGTCGCATCGCGCTGTTCTGGGAAGGTCGCGACGGTTCCAGCTCTACGTACACCTTCAGCGACTTGCAGGACAAGGCTGCACGTTTCGCCAATTTCCTGCTGGCGCAGGGCGTAAAAAAAGGCGACAAGGTCGCCGGCCTGCTGCCGCGCAATATCGAATTGTTGATCACCGTGTTCGCCACCTGGCGCATCGGCGCGGTGTATCAGCCGCTGTTCACCGCGTTTGGCCCCAAGGCCATCGAACACCGCTTGAGCAGCTCCGGCGCCAAAGTGGTGGTGACCGACGCGGTCAATCGCTCGAAACTCGCTGAAGTCGCCGACTGCCCGACTATCGTCACCGTCGGTGGTGCAAAAGGCCAGGGCATCGTCCGTGGCGATTTCAGTTTCTGGGCCGAACTGGCCAACTATTCCGCTGACTGCGAACCGGTGCTGCTGACCGGCGAAGACCCGTTCCTGCTGATGTTCACCTCCGGTACCACCGGCCCGTCGAAAGCGCTGTCGGTGCCGCTCAAGGCAATCGTCGCGTTCGAGAGCTACACCCGCGACGCCGTGGACCTTCGCCCTGAAGACGCCTTCTGGAACGTCGCCGATCCGGGTTGGGCCTACGGCATCTATTTCGGCGTCACCGGGCCGATGGCGATGGGGCATCCGATCACCTTTTACGATGGCCCGTTCACCCTCGAAAGCACCTGCCGGGTGATCAACAAATACGGGATCACCAACCTCACCGGTTCACCGACCGCCTATCGCCTGCTGATCGCCGGTGGCGATGAGTTCGCTAAGTCGATCAAAGGCAAACTGCGCATCGTCAGCAGTGCCGGCGAGCCGTTGAACCCGGAAGTGATCCGTTGGTTCGCCGACAACCTCGGCGTGGTGATTCACGACCATTATGGCCAGACCGAATTGGGCATGGTCCTGTGCAACCACCACGGCCTCGATCATCCGATCCACATGGGCGCCGCCGGTTTTGCTTCGCCGGGCCACCGTATCGTGGTGCTGGACGAGGAGTACAAGGAACTGGGTGTCGGCCAACCCGGCATCCTCGCCATCGACCGCACTCAGTCGCCGATGTGCTGGTTCAACGGCTACGAAGGCGCACCGACCAAAGCCTTCGTCGGCAACTATTACCTGAGCGGCGACACCGTCGAGTGGAACCCGGACGGCAGCATCAGTTTCGTCGGCCGCAGTGACGACGTGATCACCACCTCCGGCTACCGTGTCGGCCCGTTCGACGTGGAAAGTGCGTTGATCGAACACCCGGCCGTCGTCGAAGCCGCCGTGGTCGGCAAACCCGATCCGGAGCGCACCGAACTGGTCAAAGCCTTCGTCGTGCTCAGCGCGCAATACCGCGCCGCGCCGGAGTTGGCCGAAGAGTTGCGCCAACACGTGCGCAAACGCCTGGCCGCGCACTCTTACCCACGTGAAATCGAATTTGTCAGCGAGTTGCCGAAAACCCCAAGCGGCAAATTGCAGCGCTTTATCTTGCGCAACCAGGAAATCGCCAAGGCTCAAGAGGCCGCAGCGAAGAACGTTTCAGCTTGA
- the efeO gene encoding iron uptake system protein EfeO, translated as MKKSPLALLLTLGLLNTPFSAFAATAPLELVGPISDYKIYVTEQLDELASHTQKFTDAVKKGDLATAQKLYAPTRVYYESIEPIAELFSDLDASIDSRVDDHEKGVKAEDFTGFHRIEYSLFSEKSTKGLGELADGLNKDVKDLQTRVAGLTFPPEKVVGGAAALLEEVAATKISGEEDRYSHTDLYDFQGNIDGAKKIVDLFRPQIEKQDAAFIAKVDKNFATVNKTLAKYKTRDGGFETYDKVKDSDRKALVGPVNTLAEDLSTLRGKLGLN; from the coding sequence ATGAAAAAGTCGCCACTCGCGTTATTGCTGACCCTTGGTTTGCTCAACACCCCGTTTTCGGCTTTCGCGGCGACGGCGCCGCTGGAACTGGTGGGGCCGATTTCGGATTACAAGATCTACGTCACCGAGCAACTGGACGAACTGGCCAGCCACACTCAGAAATTCACCGATGCGGTGAAAAAAGGTGACCTGGCCACCGCGCAAAAACTCTACGCGCCGACCCGGGTTTACTACGAATCGATCGAGCCGATTGCCGAGCTGTTCAGTGACCTCGACGCCTCCATCGACTCCCGTGTCGACGACCACGAAAAAGGCGTGAAAGCCGAAGACTTCACCGGTTTCCACCGCATCGAATACTCGCTGTTTTCCGAGAAGAGCACCAAGGGCCTGGGCGAACTGGCGGATGGCTTGAACAAAGACGTCAAGGACCTGCAAACCCGCGTGGCCGGCCTGACCTTCCCGCCTGAAAAAGTGGTGGGCGGCGCGGCGGCGCTGCTGGAAGAAGTCGCCGCCACCAAGATCTCCGGCGAAGAGGATCGTTACAGCCACACCGACCTGTATGACTTCCAGGGCAACATCGACGGCGCCAAGAAAATCGTCGACCTGTTCCGTCCGCAGATCGAGAAGCAGGACGCGGCGTTCATTGCCAAGGTCGACAAAAACTTTGCCACGGTGAACAAGACGCTGGCGAAGTACAAAACCAGGGATGGCGGTTTTGAGACCTATGACAAAGTGAAGGACAGCGATCGCAAGGCGCTGGTTGGGCCGGTGAATACGTTGGCTGAGGATTTGTCGACGTTGCGTGGGAAACTGGGTTTGAACTGA
- a CDS encoding AraC family transcriptional regulator gives MSEKDTISIQLVREALLQSCAPGAATDEVLSKVGIDPALLESAVARVPATAYARLWRLLARRGDDEFFGMDPRKLKSGSLEFLCRCSMVQPSLTAGLTSGLGFLSLMLEHLPAQLVRQQSLAEIVLLEDDQDPRRAFTYFTYWMIVHGVACWLAGRRIPILAIELRCPEPDFCDDYQVMFSENLRFDRPRTRMIFSADCLDLPIKRSAEELKRFLAHAPANILVKYRDPESLASRIKHDLRQLPAEKWPETEPLAQQLCMSASTLRRRLAEEGQTYQGLKDSVRKELAIVWLAEPSISFAEIATRLGFADASSFYKAFRKWSGSNPGHYRSLILTEAS, from the coding sequence ATGTCGGAAAAAGACACCATTTCCATTCAACTGGTGCGTGAAGCGCTGTTGCAAAGTTGCGCCCCTGGCGCGGCCACCGATGAGGTGTTGAGCAAGGTCGGTATCGATCCGGCGCTGCTGGAGTCCGCCGTTGCCCGCGTCCCGGCCACGGCCTATGCGCGTTTATGGCGGTTGCTGGCCCGGCGTGGCGACGATGAGTTTTTTGGCATGGACCCGCGCAAGCTCAAATCCGGCAGCCTGGAGTTTCTGTGCCGCTGCTCGATGGTCCAGCCGAGCCTGACCGCCGGCCTGACTTCGGGGCTGGGGTTTCTGTCGTTGATGCTCGAACACCTGCCCGCGCAGCTGGTTCGTCAGCAAAGTCTCGCGGAAATCGTCCTGCTGGAAGACGACCAGGACCCTCGCCGCGCGTTCACCTATTTCACCTACTGGATGATCGTTCACGGCGTTGCGTGTTGGCTGGCCGGGCGGCGGATTCCGATTCTGGCCATCGAGTTGCGCTGCCCGGAACCGGATTTCTGTGATGACTATCAGGTGATGTTTTCCGAGAACCTGCGTTTCGACCGGCCACGCACCCGAATGATTTTTTCGGCCGATTGCCTGGACCTGCCGATCAAGCGCAGCGCGGAAGAACTCAAGCGCTTCCTGGCCCATGCGCCGGCCAATATTCTGGTCAAGTACCGCGACCCGGAGAGTCTGGCGAGTCGGATCAAGCACGATTTGCGGCAATTGCCCGCCGAGAAGTGGCCGGAAACCGAACCTCTGGCACAGCAACTGTGCATGTCGGCCTCGACCTTGCGGCGGCGGCTGGCGGAGGAGGGGCAGACCTATCAAGGCCTCAAGGACAGCGTGCGCAAGGAACTGGCCATTGTCTGGCTGGCGGAGCCGAGTATCAGCTTCGCCGAAATCGCCACCCGGCTGGGGTTTGCCGATGCGAGCTCGTTCTACAAGGCGTTTCGCAAATGGTCGGGGTCGAATCCGGGGCATTATCGGAGTTTGATTCTGACTGAAGCGAGCTGA
- a CDS encoding MFS transporter, which translates to MSASTFDLRPLMVANMACTMAMMAFVSLIGPIARVLGLATWQAGAAVTVSGVIWMVLARPWGQASDRFGRRRILLLGTAGFTLAYWALCLFIDTSLRFLPSAALAFIGLMLGRGLIGVFYAAIPVGCNALIADNVEPQHRAKAMAALGAANACGLVIGPAIAALLSRYSLSLPFYAMAFLPLMAFLVLRYKLKAQELHLRQAPRKVHLNDPRLRRPMAVAFVAMLCVSVAQITVGFFAIDRLGMSPADAAQTAGIALTMVGFALICSQLVVRRLEWPPLRLIRVGAMVAALGFSGSIMVDSAWGLWLGFFVSASGMGLIFPSFAALAANAVEASEQGATAGSIGAAQGFGVVIGPLTATLIYGIEPRLPYLVAAALLLLVALWPGPRQRQAL; encoded by the coding sequence ATGTCCGCTTCAACCTTCGACCTGCGCCCGCTCATGGTCGCCAACATGGCCTGCACCATGGCAATGATGGCGTTCGTTTCTTTGATCGGGCCCATCGCCCGGGTGTTGGGCCTGGCCACCTGGCAGGCCGGTGCGGCGGTGACGGTGTCCGGGGTGATCTGGATGGTGCTGGCGCGCCCATGGGGTCAGGCCAGCGACCGCTTTGGACGACGGCGCATTCTGTTGCTCGGCACTGCGGGATTCACCCTCGCCTATTGGGCCTTGTGCCTGTTCATCGACACGTCTTTGCGATTCCTGCCTTCAGCGGCGCTGGCGTTTATCGGGCTGATGCTCGGACGCGGGCTGATCGGCGTGTTCTATGCGGCGATTCCGGTCGGCTGTAATGCACTGATTGCCGACAACGTCGAGCCGCAACACCGCGCCAAAGCCATGGCCGCATTGGGCGCTGCCAACGCCTGCGGGCTGGTGATCGGCCCGGCGATAGCGGCGTTGCTGTCCCGATACAGCCTGAGCCTGCCCTTCTACGCCATGGCGTTTCTACCGCTGATGGCATTCCTCGTGCTGCGTTACAAGCTCAAGGCTCAGGAACTGCATTTGCGCCAGGCACCGCGCAAGGTGCACCTCAACGATCCACGGTTGCGCCGGCCCATGGCGGTCGCGTTCGTGGCGATGCTGTGCGTTTCTGTTGCGCAGATCACCGTCGGCTTCTTCGCCATCGATCGACTGGGCATGAGCCCGGCCGACGCCGCGCAAACGGCCGGTATCGCCCTGACCATGGTCGGCTTCGCGTTGATCTGTTCGCAGCTGGTTGTGCGTCGACTGGAATGGCCGCCGCTACGGCTGATCCGGGTCGGCGCGATGGTCGCTGCGCTGGGGTTTTCCGGCAGCATCATGGTCGATTCGGCGTGGGGGTTGTGGCTGGGGTTCTTTGTCTCGGCGAGCGGCATGGGCCTGATTTTCCCGTCCTTCGCCGCGCTTGCCGCCAATGCGGTCGAGGCCTCGGAGCAAGGCGCGACCGCAGGTTCCATCGGCGCCGCCCAAGGGTTCGGCGTGGTGATCGGGCCGTTGACCGCCACGCTGATCTACGGCATCGAACCGCGCTTGCCGTATCTGGTAGCGGCTGCGTTGTTGCTGCTGGTGGCCCTGTGGCCAGGGCCCCGGCAGCGTCAGGCTTTATAG
- the efeO gene encoding iron uptake system protein EfeO: protein MSNQAPPQASPPRALRWAVAGSVIVMIAAGGLFYYASKMAAAKRQANHDEVLVTIHPHSCEPNALTVPAGRASFRIVNRSDRAVEWEILDGVLVVEERENIAPGLSQVINANLLPGDYAITCGLLSNPRGTLHVTPTAASDAAAKAKPSMVAFVGPLSEFRVYLSSQSTALIKAVTALEQAIEAGDLSQAQALYVPARSAYQRIAPATQRLAELDNTINARADYFEKREQDPGFVGFHRLEYALFQQRNLDGLTPVAQQLLTDVTTLKQQLLAQSLPPEQLVSIVVRNLNNLGDVRASSGEEERYSHTDLNGFAGNLEAARKVVDLLRPLLTKSAAELLPALDSAVASLDAELNDFKVKDGYASYDTVGAAQRKQIADKAKALADALDGIDPALGLSGL from the coding sequence ATGTCAAATCAAGCCCCTCCTCAGGCCTCCCCTCCCCGTGCCTTGCGCTGGGCGGTGGCCGGTTCGGTGATCGTGATGATCGCCGCCGGCGGCCTGTTCTACTACGCCTCGAAAATGGCCGCGGCCAAACGCCAGGCCAACCATGACGAAGTGCTGGTGACCATTCACCCCCACAGCTGCGAACCGAACGCGTTGACGGTGCCGGCCGGTCGCGCCAGTTTCCGCATCGTCAACCGCTCGGATCGCGCCGTTGAATGGGAAATCCTTGACGGCGTGCTGGTGGTCGAAGAACGGGAAAACATCGCGCCCGGCCTGAGTCAGGTGATCAACGCCAACCTGTTGCCCGGCGATTACGCGATCACCTGCGGCCTGCTGAGCAACCCGCGTGGCACGCTGCACGTGACACCGACCGCGGCGTCCGATGCCGCGGCCAAAGCCAAGCCGTCGATGGTGGCTTTCGTCGGGCCATTGTCGGAGTTCCGCGTTTACCTGAGCAGCCAAAGTACCGCGCTGATCAAAGCCGTCACCGCGCTCGAACAAGCCATCGAAGCCGGTGACCTGAGCCAGGCGCAAGCGTTGTACGTCCCGGCGCGCAGTGCCTACCAACGCATTGCCCCGGCCACGCAACGCCTGGCGGAACTGGACAACACCATCAACGCCCGTGCCGATTACTTTGAAAAGCGCGAGCAGGACCCCGGCTTCGTGGGTTTCCATCGCCTGGAATATGCGCTGTTCCAGCAACGCAACCTCGACGGCCTGACACCGGTAGCCCAACAGCTGCTGACCGACGTCACCACGCTCAAGCAACAACTGCTCGCGCAATCGCTGCCCCCGGAACAACTGGTCAGCATCGTGGTGCGCAACCTCAATAACCTCGGCGATGTGCGCGCCAGCAGCGGTGAAGAAGAACGCTACAGCCACACCGACTTGAACGGTTTCGCCGGCAACCTCGAAGCTGCCCGCAAAGTCGTCGACCTGTTGCGCCCGTTGCTGACCAAGTCCGCCGCCGAACTGCTGCCGGCCCTCGACAGCGCTGTCGCCAGCCTTGATGCCGAACTCAACGATTTCAAGGTCAAGGACGGCTATGCGAGCTATGACACGGTCGGCGCCGCGCAACGCAAACAGATCGCCGACAAGGCCAAGGCACTGGCCGATGCACTCGATGGAATCGATCCCGCCCTTGGCCTTTCCGGCCTGTAG
- the efeB gene encoding iron uptake transporter deferrochelatase/peroxidase subunit translates to MNDSEQFNLQRRRVLMGMGAAGVALAGSALSCPAMAASPAQVTEAPSSDRTEDHHDFHGQHQSGIVTPRPASGMLVSFDVLASDREDLERLFRTLNERIAFLMKGGPVTQVDPKLPPVDSGILGPVVTPDNLTITVSVGESLFDERFGLAHAKPKRLSRMVGFPNDALEADCCHGDLSLQFCSNTTDTNIHALRDIVKNLPDLLLVRWKQEGSVPPQAPAKPGVPAQSARNFLGFRDGSANPDSNDAKAMDRIVWVQPGSDEPAWAVNGSYQAVRIIRNFVERWDRTPLQEQESILGRVKSTGAPMGGAHETEVPDYAKDPEGKLTKLDAHIRLANPRTAASQANLILRRPFNYSNGVNKNGQLDMGLLFICYQADLEKGFITVQTRLNGEPLEEYLKPVGGGYFFTLPGVTGDQDFIGRSLLNATQTKATA, encoded by the coding sequence ATGAACGATTCAGAGCAATTCAACCTCCAGCGTCGCCGGGTATTGATGGGCATGGGGGCCGCCGGTGTGGCGTTGGCCGGTTCTGCATTGAGCTGCCCGGCCATGGCCGCCAGCCCGGCGCAAGTCACCGAAGCACCGAGCAGCGACCGGACCGAAGACCACCACGACTTCCACGGCCAGCACCAAAGCGGCATCGTCACCCCGCGCCCGGCGTCGGGCATGTTGGTGTCGTTTGATGTGTTGGCCAGTGACCGTGAAGACCTCGAACGGCTGTTCCGCACGCTCAATGAGCGCATCGCGTTCCTGATGAAGGGCGGCCCGGTGACGCAGGTCGATCCGAAACTGCCGCCAGTGGATTCAGGGATTCTTGGCCCGGTGGTCACGCCCGACAACCTGACCATCACCGTCTCGGTGGGTGAATCGTTGTTCGACGAACGCTTCGGCCTGGCCCACGCCAAACCGAAACGGCTGAGCCGCATGGTCGGTTTCCCCAACGATGCGCTGGAAGCCGATTGCTGCCACGGCGACCTGAGTTTGCAGTTCTGCTCCAACACCACCGACACCAACATCCACGCCCTGCGCGACATCGTGAAAAACCTGCCGGACTTGCTGCTGGTGCGCTGGAAACAGGAAGGCAGCGTGCCGCCCCAGGCACCGGCGAAACCCGGTGTGCCGGCGCAGAGTGCGCGTAACTTTCTGGGCTTTCGCGACGGCTCGGCCAACCCCGATTCCAACGACGCCAAGGCCATGGACCGCATCGTCTGGGTCCAGCCCGGCAGCGACGAACCGGCGTGGGCCGTCAATGGCAGCTATCAAGCGGTGCGGATCATCCGCAACTTCGTCGAGCGCTGGGACCGCACGCCGTTGCAGGAACAGGAAAGCATTCTCGGCCGGGTCAAAAGCACCGGCGCGCCCATGGGCGGTGCCCACGAAACCGAGGTTCCGGACTACGCGAAAGACCCGGAAGGCAAGCTGACCAAGCTCGATGCGCACATCCGTTTGGCCAACCCGCGCACCGCCGCGAGTCAGGCCAACCTGATCCTGCGCCGGCCGTTCAACTACTCCAACGGCGTGAACAAGAACGGTCAGCTGGACATGGGCTTGCTGTTCATCTGCTACCAGGCCGACCTGGAAAAAGGCTTCATCACCGTGCAAACCCGGCTCAACGGCGAGCCGCTCGAGGAATACCTCAAGCCGGTCGGCGGCGGGTACTTCTTCACCCTGCCGGGTGTGACGGGCGACCAGGATTTCATCGGTCGCTCGCTGCTCAACGCCACACAAACAAAAGCCACCGCCTAA
- the efeU gene encoding iron uptake transporter permease EfeU, with protein MLVPFLIMLREGIEAALIVGIIASYLKQTGRGQWMPAVWIGVFLAAALALLVGGGLELVSAEFPQKQQELFEGVVGLVAVGILSSMVFWMRKVARSIKHSLHVSLDQALTGSKHQVTALIAMVFFAVAREGLETVFFLLAVFQQSEGPAAPIGALLGLILAIIVGFLIYTGSMRLNLGAFFRWTGLFILVVAAGILANSVQALHEAGVWNQLQTVLFDFSATLPMDGPLGSVLAGMFGYQDAPTVSTLGAYLIYLLVALVMFFLPAPPVLCRSEPARDGR; from the coding sequence ATGCTTGTTCCTTTTCTGATCATGCTGCGCGAAGGCATCGAGGCCGCATTGATCGTCGGCATCATCGCCAGCTACCTCAAACAGACCGGTCGTGGCCAGTGGATGCCGGCCGTTTGGATTGGTGTGTTTCTCGCTGCGGCACTGGCCCTGCTGGTGGGCGGCGGCCTGGAACTGGTCAGCGCTGAGTTCCCGCAGAAACAACAGGAACTGTTTGAAGGTGTGGTCGGCCTGGTGGCAGTCGGCATCCTCAGTTCCATGGTGTTCTGGATGCGCAAGGTGGCGCGTTCGATCAAGCATTCGCTGCATGTCTCCCTCGATCAGGCGCTGACCGGCTCTAAACATCAGGTCACGGCGCTGATCGCCATGGTGTTTTTCGCCGTCGCCCGGGAAGGCCTGGAAACGGTGTTTTTCCTGCTCGCGGTGTTCCAGCAAAGCGAAGGCCCGGCGGCACCGATTGGCGCCCTGCTCGGCCTGATTCTGGCGATCATCGTTGGTTTCCTCATTTACACCGGCAGCATGCGCCTGAACCTCGGCGCGTTCTTTCGCTGGACCGGGCTGTTCATCCTCGTGGTCGCGGCCGGCATTCTCGCCAACTCGGTGCAGGCGCTGCATGAAGCTGGGGTGTGGAATCAGCTGCAAACCGTGCTGTTCGATTTCAGCGCGACGCTGCCAATGGACGGGCCGCTGGGCTCGGTGCTGGCCGGGATGTTCGGTTATCAGGATGCGCCCACCGTCAGCACCCTCGGCGCTTATCTGATTTACCTGCTGGTGGCGTTGGTGATGTTTTTTCTCCCGGCGCCACCTGTCCTCTGTAGGAGCGAGCCCGCTCGCGATGGTCGTTAA
- a CDS encoding acetyl-CoA C-acyltransferase — MTLSHDPIVIVSAVRTPMGGFQGELKSLTAPQLGAAAIRAAVERAGVAPDAVEEVLFGCVLPAGLGQAPARQAALGAGLDKSTRCTTLNKMCGSGMEAAILAHDMLLAGSADVVVAGGMESMSNAPYLLDRARSGYRMGHGRVLDSMFLDGLEDAYDKGRLMGTFAEDCAETNGFSREAQDAFAIASTTRAQQAIKDGSFKDEIVPLTVTVGKEQVVISNDEQPPKAKLDKIASLKPAFREGGTVTAANSSSISDGAAALVLMRRSEADKRGLKPLAVIHGHAAFADTPGLFPVAPIGAIKRLMKKTGWSLNDVDLVEVNEAFAVVGMAAMTHLEIPHAKLNVHGGACALGHPIGASGARILVTLLSALRQKGLKRGVAAICIGGGEATAMAVECLY, encoded by the coding sequence ATGACCCTTTCCCACGATCCAATCGTTATCGTCAGCGCCGTCCGTACCCCGATGGGCGGTTTCCAGGGCGAACTGAAAAGCCTGACTGCACCGCAATTGGGTGCCGCCGCGATTCGCGCCGCCGTCGAACGCGCCGGTGTGGCGCCGGACGCGGTTGAAGAAGTGCTGTTTGGCTGCGTGCTGCCCGCCGGCCTCGGCCAGGCCCCGGCGCGCCAGGCTGCACTGGGCGCCGGGCTGGATAAATCGACCCGCTGCACCACCCTGAACAAGATGTGCGGTTCCGGTATGGAAGCGGCCATCCTGGCCCATGACATGCTGCTCGCCGGCAGCGCCGATGTGGTGGTGGCGGGCGGCATGGAAAGCATGTCCAACGCGCCATACCTGCTGGACCGCGCCCGCAGTGGTTATCGCATGGGCCATGGCCGTGTGCTCGATTCCATGTTCCTCGACGGTCTGGAAGACGCCTACGACAAGGGCCGCCTGATGGGCACTTTCGCGGAAGATTGCGCTGAAACCAACGGCTTCAGCCGCGAAGCCCAGGATGCGTTTGCCATCGCTTCGACCACCCGCGCGCAGCAGGCGATCAAGGACGGCAGCTTCAAGGACGAGATCGTGCCGCTGACCGTGACCGTCGGCAAAGAGCAAGTCGTCATCAGCAATGACGAGCAGCCACCAAAAGCCAAACTGGACAAGATTGCCTCGCTGAAACCGGCGTTCCGCGAAGGCGGCACGGTGACGGCGGCCAACTCCAGTTCGATTTCCGACGGTGCGGCGGCGCTGGTGCTGATGCGCCGTTCCGAAGCGGACAAGCGCGGCCTGAAACCGCTGGCGGTGATTCATGGCCACGCGGCATTCGCCGACACGCCGGGCCTGTTCCCGGTGGCACCGATTGGCGCAATCAAGCGGCTGATGAAGAAAACCGGCTGGTCGCTGAATGACGTGGACTTGGTGGAAGTCAACGAAGCCTTTGCCGTGGTCGGCATGGCAGCGATGACCCATCTGGAAATCCCCCACGCGAAACTCAACGTGCACGGCGGCGCGTGCGCCTTGGGCCACCCGATCGGTGCGTCCGGCGCGCGGATCCTCGTGACCCTGCTCTCGGCCCTGCGCCAGAAAGGCCTGAAACGCGGCGTTGCGGCAATCTGCATCGGCGGCGGCGAAGCCACGGCGATGGCCGTGGAATGCCTGTACTAG
- a CDS encoding SDR family NAD(P)-dependent oxidoreductase produces the protein MQIENKVFLVTGGASGLGAATAEMLVAAGAKVMLVDMNAEAVAAQAERLGAQSVVADISNEAAAEAAVQATVKAFGGLNGLVNCAGIVRGEKILGKNGPHALASFSQVINVNLIGSFNMLRLASAAIAETEPDADGERGVIINTASAAAYDGQIGQAAYAASKGAIVSLTLPAARELARFGIRVMTIAPGIFETPMMAGMTPEVRDSLAAGVPFPPRLGKPAEYAQLVRHIIDNSMLNGEVIRLDGALRMAAK, from the coding sequence ATGCAGATCGAAAACAAGGTTTTTCTCGTCACCGGCGGTGCCTCCGGGCTCGGTGCGGCCACGGCTGAAATGCTGGTCGCGGCCGGCGCCAAAGTGATGCTGGTGGACATGAACGCCGAAGCGGTCGCGGCCCAGGCTGAACGTCTCGGCGCGCAAAGCGTGGTCGCGGACATCAGCAATGAAGCGGCGGCGGAAGCGGCAGTGCAGGCCACGGTCAAAGCCTTCGGTGGCCTGAACGGTCTGGTCAACTGCGCCGGCATCGTGCGTGGCGAGAAGATCCTCGGCAAAAACGGTCCGCATGCACTGGCCAGTTTCAGCCAGGTGATCAACGTCAACCTGATCGGCAGCTTCAACATGCTGCGTCTGGCGTCGGCGGCCATCGCCGAAACCGAGCCGGATGCTGATGGCGAGCGCGGTGTGATCATCAACACCGCTTCCGCCGCAGCCTATGACGGCCAGATCGGCCAGGCGGCCTATGCGGCATCGAAAGGCGCGATTGTCAGCCTGACCTTGCCGGCGGCTCGTGAACTGGCGCGCTTCGGTATCCGTGTGATGACCATCGCCCCAGGGATTTTCGAGACGCCGATGATGGCCGGCATGACCCCGGAAGTCCGCGATTCCCTTGCCGCTGGCGTGCCGTTTCCACCACGTTTGGGCAAACCGGCCGAGTACGCGCAGCTGGTCAGGCATATCATTGATAACAGCATGCTCAATGGCGAGGTGATCCGTCTCGACGGTGCCTTGCGCATGGCCGCCAAGTAA